In Eretmochelys imbricata isolate rEreImb1 chromosome 4, rEreImb1.hap1, whole genome shotgun sequence, a single window of DNA contains:
- the FGFBP2 gene encoding fibroblast growth factor-binding protein 2 produces MKTVILLLMMFCCMGGLGQKQTQKKRSNGEEIHFQTKVKDACTMNMSGNGEMKLRIECKNQGKSYWCEYTGKPSICRPFNNNPKVYWNQIALELRKLPNACQSTLVLKPNMCQKAPTDAHMKQVASSMKPNQNPSQQADTANQGKSIQKPSASLKQVKETQAGKSSAKKAGRPKPSTQPLVKPTQHGQGSENDTEVMKLAREHCWESLHAFCSYIISIFKG; encoded by the coding sequence ATGAAGACTGTCATCCTTCTTCTAATGATGTTCTGTTGCATGGGAGGGTTGGGACAGAAACagacacaaaagaaaaggagcaatGGTGAAGAAATCCATTTTCAGACTAAAGTCAAAGATGCTTGCACAATGAACATGAGTGGTAATGGGGAAATGAAACTCAGAATTGAATGCAAAAACCAAGGCAAGTCTTACTGGTGTGAATATACTGGCAAACCATCAATTTGTCGTCCTTTCAATAACAACCCAAAGGTTTATTGGAACCAGATTGCCCTTGAACTTAGAAAACTCCCAAACGCTTGCCAGTCCACCCTAGTGCTGAAGCCCAACATGTGCCAAAAGGCTCCCACAGATGCTCACATGAAGCAAGTAGCTTCCAGCATGAAGCCAAACCAGAATCCTAGCCAGCAAGCAGATACAGCCAATCAGGGGAAATCAATCCAGAAACCCTCAGCTTCTTTAAAGCAAGTTAAAGAAACCCAGGCAGGGAAAAGCTCTGCCAAAAAAGCAGGGAGACCTAAACCATCTACACAACCTCTTGTAAAACCAACACAGCATGGACAAGGGTCTGAAAATGATACTGAAGTAATGAAGTTGGCACGAGAGCATTGCTGGGAATCACTGCACGCTTTCTGCTCCTACATCATCAGCATCTTTAAAGGTTAA